Proteins co-encoded in one Klebsiella michiganensis genomic window:
- a CDS encoding hypothetical protein (YchH; transcription activated by CRP (cyclic AMP receptor protein), a global transcription factor involved in regulation of metabolism in enteric bacteria; ychH presents a class II promoter to bind CRP; unknown function) gives MKRRNASLLGNVLMGLGLVVMVVGVGYSILNQLPQLNLPQFFAHGAVLSIFVGAVLWLAGARVGGREQVCDRYWWVRHYDKRCRRDEHHRHS, from the coding sequence ATGAAACGCAGAAACGCTTCGTTACTCGGTAATGTCCTCATGGGATTGGGACTGGTTGTGATGGTGGTCGGCGTGGGCTATTCGATTCTGAACCAGCTCCCGCAGCTAAACCTGCCGCAGTTTTTCGCCCACGGTGCCGTGCTGAGCATCTTCGTCGGGGCCGTACTTTGGCTTGCCGGGGCGCGTGTTGGCGGACGTGAGCAGGTGTGTGACCGTTACTGGTGGGTACGCCATTACGATAAACGCTGCCGCCGGGATGAACATCATCGCCATAGCTAA